From the Bdellovibrio reynosensis genome, one window contains:
- the panB gene encoding 3-methyl-2-oxobutanoate hydroxymethyltransferase, with the protein MKTILDFHEKKIKNQKISMITCYDYTFARILSQSNIDCLLVGDSLAMTMHGHKTTLNASVNMMALHTAAVVRGAGDKFVIGDLPFMSYRKGLTANMNYVEKIMKAGAHAVKLEGAAGNIELVRHLVDSGVPVMGHLGLTPQSVNQLGGFKVQGRDEKAQKKIKEQALQLQDAGAFSIVLECVPSKLAKEITASLEVPTIGIGAGPDCDGQVLVLQDMLGMNEGFKPKFLKTYFNGFETLKDVFNDYHQEVTTGAFPTEKESYS; encoded by the coding sequence ATGAAAACTATTTTAGACTTTCATGAAAAGAAAATTAAAAACCAAAAAATCTCAATGATCACTTGTTACGACTACACTTTTGCGCGGATTCTTTCGCAAAGTAATATTGATTGCCTACTAGTGGGTGATTCCTTAGCGATGACAATGCATGGTCATAAAACAACATTGAATGCTTCCGTGAATATGATGGCGCTACATACTGCGGCGGTCGTGCGCGGAGCTGGAGATAAATTTGTAATAGGTGATTTGCCATTCATGAGTTACCGCAAAGGCCTTACTGCCAACATGAATTACGTAGAAAAAATCATGAAGGCCGGCGCCCACGCTGTGAAACTTGAAGGTGCCGCTGGAAATATTGAACTAGTTCGCCATTTAGTGGATTCAGGTGTACCAGTGATGGGACATCTTGGTTTAACACCTCAATCAGTGAACCAACTTGGCGGGTTTAAAGTTCAAGGCCGCGATGAAAAAGCGCAAAAGAAAATCAAAGAGCAAGCTTTGCAATTGCAAGATGCCGGAGCTTTTTCCATCGTGCTTGAATGTGTTCCTTCAAAACTTGCTAAAGAAATCACGGCTTCCTTGGAAGTTCCAACGATCGGCATAGGTGCCGGTCCTGACTGCGACGGTCAGGTGTTGGTATTGCAAGACATGCTTGGGATGAACGAAGGATTTAAACCTAAGTTCCTAAAAACATATTTCAATGGTTTTGAAACTTTGAAAGATGTTTTTAACGACTACCACCAAGAAGTAACTACCGGTGCCTTCCCGACCGAGAAAGAGAGTTACTCATGA
- the panD gene encoding aspartate 1-decarboxylase produces MNVSMMRAKIHRATVTGADLAYEGSVSICPDLIKASGLLINERVDIYNCHNGARFSTYVILGEKGEICLNGAAARHVHKGDLVIIVAYCGLSIEEARDHKPAVVFVDEQNRVTEKRSEDRKNNK; encoded by the coding sequence ATGAATGTTTCAATGATGCGCGCAAAAATTCACAGAGCCACTGTTACAGGCGCTGATCTTGCCTACGAAGGCTCTGTTAGCATTTGTCCTGATCTAATCAAAGCGTCAGGTTTATTGATCAATGAACGTGTTGATATTTACAACTGCCACAATGGCGCTCGTTTTTCTACTTACGTGATCTTAGGTGAAAAAGGCGAGATCTGTCTTAATGGTGCAGCTGCCCGCCACGTTCACAAAGGGGACCTGGTTATCATCGTAGCTTATTGCGGACTATCTATCGAAGAAGCCCGCGATCACAAACCAGCTGTGGTTTTCGTTGATGAACAAAATCGCGTAACTGAAAAACGTTCTGAAGATCGTAAGAATAATAAATAA
- a CDS encoding SDR family NAD(P)-dependent oxidoreductase gives MKKIAIVTGANRGLGLATSEALAQRGFKVLMTMRNPDKEQKTLNALKMKNLDVVPMKLDVSQEKSINDFVEHVRKEYGFVDVLINNAGILIDKEDGGNQSIFKTKSSTIQKTFAVNTLGPFLLTQKIFPLMKQEGYGRIVNVSSGMAQLSHSQSASAAYRLSKTALNMVTNLFASEVEGSDICVNSVSPGWVRTDMGGPNADRTVEQGIKGIVWAATLPKGGPNGKFFRDQEAIEW, from the coding sequence ATGAAAAAAATCGCCATCGTCACGGGAGCAAATCGGGGATTGGGCTTAGCAACAAGCGAAGCTTTGGCGCAAAGGGGATTTAAAGTCCTAATGACTATGCGCAACCCCGATAAAGAACAAAAGACGTTAAATGCTTTAAAAATGAAAAACCTGGATGTCGTGCCGATGAAGCTTGATGTGTCCCAGGAAAAAAGCATTAACGATTTCGTTGAACATGTTCGTAAAGAATATGGCTTTGTCGATGTGCTTATTAATAATGCCGGTATCTTGATTGATAAGGAAGATGGCGGCAACCAATCGATCTTTAAAACCAAATCTTCGACCATTCAAAAAACTTTTGCGGTGAATACGTTGGGACCTTTTTTGTTAACTCAAAAAATTTTCCCATTGATGAAACAAGAGGGTTACGGTCGCATTGTGAATGTTTCTAGTGGCATGGCTCAGCTAAGTCATAGCCAGTCGGCCTCAGCAGCTTACCGGCTGTCTAAGACGGCCCTAAATATGGTTACAAATCTTTTTGCTAGCGAAGTTGAAGGCAGCGACATCTGTGTGAATTCTGTTTCGCCGGGTTGGGTGCGGACTGATATGGGTGGGCCCAATGCGGATCGAACGGTTGAACAGGGAATTAAAGGAATTGTCTGGGCGGCAACACTGCCTAAAGGCGGCCCCAACGGGAAGTTCTTTAGGGATCAAGAAGCTATTGAATGGTGA
- a CDS encoding HAD-IG family 5'-nucleotidase has protein sequence MPGKVFVNRTLNLKKIRYIGVDMDHTLVRYNSENFERLSHTTMINKLVKRGYPETLRKLTFDYNFAIRGLVIDRKMGNLLKLNRYTAIRASYHGLKPLDFKSHQKLYKSTYIDLSNTDYLAVDTSFSISLANLIAQIVELKDTDVGNKYPEYSQIADDVLDALDEAHRDGSLKDEVKKNLEHFIIKDPELVAGLEKFRRHGKKIFVLTNSDFHYTKLLLDYAVQPFLKEHQSWQDLFEIVITFASKPKFFYESQKYLRVNPADGTMTNMEGKLTPGIYQGGNAKKFTADLELAGDDILYIGDHIYGDILRLKKDCNWRTAMVIEELSVEVDNNKAAEPLNQEIEILMRKKEPLEDELTDYMTRKIEKVGTVSEQQVETLQKSISEIDSQISQLIKKQQLMYNSNWGQLMRAGNEESYFAYQLDRYACVYMEKLADLLELSPRTYFRAPRRPLAHEIY, from the coding sequence ATGCCAGGAAAAGTTTTTGTAAACAGAACATTGAATCTTAAAAAGATTCGTTACATCGGCGTCGACATGGACCACACGTTGGTTCGTTATAACAGTGAAAACTTCGAAAGACTTTCGCACACGACGATGATTAACAAACTAGTTAAACGCGGTTACCCTGAAACTTTGCGCAAATTGACTTTCGATTATAACTTCGCGATTCGCGGACTGGTTATTGATCGCAAAATGGGAAATCTTTTAAAGCTGAACCGCTACACGGCGATTCGCGCTAGTTACCATGGCTTAAAGCCGCTAGATTTCAAAAGCCATCAAAAGCTTTATAAATCGACTTACATTGACCTTAGTAATACTGATTACTTGGCAGTAGATACTTCATTTTCTATCTCGTTAGCGAACTTGATTGCCCAAATTGTTGAACTTAAAGATACAGACGTTGGTAACAAGTATCCTGAATACTCGCAAATTGCTGACGACGTTCTTGATGCTTTAGATGAAGCACACCGTGATGGTTCCTTAAAAGATGAAGTTAAAAAGAACCTGGAACATTTTATTATTAAAGATCCAGAACTGGTGGCGGGCTTAGAAAAGTTCCGTCGTCATGGAAAAAAGATTTTCGTTCTTACGAACTCAGATTTCCATTATACAAAACTTCTTTTGGACTACGCTGTTCAACCCTTCCTAAAAGAACACCAGTCTTGGCAGGATTTGTTTGAAATCGTAATTACTTTCGCTTCAAAACCTAAATTCTTCTATGAAAGCCAAAAGTATCTGCGCGTGAACCCCGCTGATGGCACCATGACGAATATGGAAGGCAAACTGACTCCGGGAATTTACCAGGGCGGTAACGCTAAGAAATTCACCGCGGACCTAGAGCTTGCCGGTGATGATATTCTTTATATCGGGGATCATATTTACGGCGATATCCTACGCTTGAAAAAAGACTGTAACTGGAGAACAGCTATGGTCATCGAAGAGCTTAGCGTTGAAGTTGATAACAATAAAGCGGCCGAACCGTTGAATCAGGAAATCGAAATCCTGATGAGAAAAAAAGAGCCTCTTGAAGATGAATTGACTGACTACATGACTCGCAAGATTGAAAAAGTCGGCACAGTCAGCGAACAGCAAGTTGAAACTTTGCAAAAATCAATTTCTGAAATCGATTCGCAAATCAGCCAGCTGATCAAAAAGCAGCAATTAATGTATAATTCAAACTGGGGTCAGTTGATGAGAGCGGGTAACGAAGAAAGTTATTTTGCTTACCAATTAGATCGCTATGCTTGCGTGTACATGGAAAAGCTTGCAGATCTTCTAGAGCTTTCCCCGCGCACCTACTTCCGCGCACCAAGAAGACCTCTAGCCCACGAAATCTACTAG
- the coaBC gene encoding bifunctional phosphopantothenoylcysteine decarboxylase/phosphopantothenate--cysteine ligase CoaBC, which produces MSKSKVLFMLTGSIACYKACHVISRLVQNNCDVQVVATPSALQFVGNATIEGLTGKPVVSDMYASGNVMDHIHLMRWADLILVAPATASFINKAAQGVGDDLVQTLFLAHDFKKPFLVAPAMNTSMYLHPVTQKSLKTLKELGIQILDTASGILACGEEGWGKLLDPDQILKLTLEALKQPQTASASPAAKTATQKVKVLVTAGGTQEPIDTVRTITNLSSGRTGIKLAEYLTQMGFDVTLLQAHGSKKTSNVTRSDVFVSFDSLNAKMKHYLQGENFTHVIHAAAVSDYSVDFIEVAGEKHRPLEVKKVSSDSDSMSIHLKRNPKIVDHLKEYSKNKDLQVIAFKLTSHASFEEKLTAVKKLFTNSHADLVVHNDMTDIDISSGAHKFTLYSPESSVPCENLDRLASELAQAIIPKDTI; this is translated from the coding sequence ATGTCGAAATCTAAAGTTCTATTTATGCTTACGGGATCTATTGCCTGCTACAAAGCTTGCCATGTTATTTCACGACTTGTGCAGAACAACTGCGACGTGCAAGTTGTGGCTACACCGTCAGCTTTGCAATTTGTTGGTAATGCCACCATTGAAGGCCTTACGGGTAAACCCGTAGTCAGTGATATGTATGCTTCTGGCAATGTGATGGATCATATCCACCTTATGCGTTGGGCTGATTTAATTTTAGTTGCACCAGCAACAGCAAGTTTTATTAATAAAGCCGCACAAGGCGTTGGTGATGATTTAGTTCAAACTTTATTCTTAGCCCATGATTTCAAAAAACCGTTCTTAGTAGCACCGGCGATGAATACAAGCATGTATCTTCATCCGGTAACGCAAAAATCACTGAAAACTTTAAAAGAGTTGGGAATTCAAATTCTAGATACAGCGTCCGGGATTTTAGCTTGCGGTGAAGAGGGCTGGGGAAAACTTTTAGATCCCGATCAAATTTTGAAGCTGACTCTAGAAGCTTTAAAGCAGCCTCAAACAGCAAGCGCTTCACCTGCTGCAAAGACAGCTACCCAAAAAGTAAAAGTGCTTGTCACTGCTGGTGGCACACAAGAACCCATTGATACAGTTCGTACGATCACGAACCTAAGTTCTGGCAGAACTGGAATCAAGTTAGCAGAATACTTAACCCAAATGGGTTTTGATGTAACTTTGTTGCAAGCCCACGGTTCCAAAAAAACTTCCAATGTCACCCGAAGTGATGTCTTTGTTAGTTTTGATAGCTTAAACGCAAAAATGAAGCATTACCTGCAGGGCGAAAATTTCACCCACGTGATTCACGCAGCCGCAGTCAGTGATTATTCTGTGGATTTCATTGAAGTCGCAGGCGAAAAACATCGTCCACTTGAAGTTAAAAAGGTCAGTTCAGACTCTGACAGCATGAGCATTCACTTAAAGCGCAATCCAAAAATCGTGGATCACTTAAAGGAATATTCTAAGAACAAAGACCTGCAGGTGATTGCATTTAAACTTACCAGCCATGCAAGTTTTGAAGAAAAGCTGACAGCAGTGAAAAAGCTCTTCACAAACTCCCACGCAGACTTAGTCGTTCATAATGATATGACTGACATTGATATTTCTAGCGGAGCACACAAATTTACTTTATACAGCCCCGAAAGCTCCGTCCCATGCGAAAACCTAGACCGTTTGGCTAGTGAATTAGCCCAAGCTATTATACCGAAGGATACTATATGA
- a CDS encoding ABC-F family ATP-binding cassette domain-containing protein, whose protein sequence is MALTLLQLQSGFKAYGAKVLFEDATFAINEGEHVGVIGPNGAGKTTLFKILVDKEHLDSGIVTKSQQLRLGYLEQESDWNVDEKVEDYLAKNCIKPLWELKQFGLKLGLSEDHFQSHLKQLSGGYRMRVKLLYLIGQEPNLLLLDEPTNFLDLETLLVLESFLQEFKGAFLLISHDREFLRRVTDHILEVESGDIVKFPGSLDDYFEQKQMLGEILQKQILSQQAKRKSIMDFVTRFGAKATKARQAQSRLKALEKMEVIEMKAAPTHSHIHIPPPSSTGKTILEVENVNCGYGDKVILKNVSLRLERGNHLGIVGLNGAGKSTLLKSLGEQIPLVTGSIKWGHQVSFSYFAQHTPEALNPQHTVLEAMASAAHKEVTQQEVLNIAGSLLFSGDNVHKKVHVLSGGEKSRVALGQILLQKSPLLLLDEPTNHLDFDTVEALTTALEKYEGTIITVSHDRGFIGRVANKILEVNNGLLTLYPGTYDEYVWSLQKGFLADRDFEKSESLVRAVPKSDELLGSKFNYKEERKRLEGLVKKAQKRIEDSDKKIAELSQLRDSLNNSLMTATGEKAASLAKDLHQLGSQIEEQEASMLQAMEEQEASEQDLKKLTGMT, encoded by the coding sequence ATGGCACTGACACTTCTGCAATTACAATCCGGTTTTAAAGCTTATGGCGCAAAAGTTCTTTTTGAGGATGCCACCTTTGCCATTAATGAAGGCGAACACGTCGGTGTCATCGGTCCCAACGGCGCAGGCAAAACCACCTTGTTTAAAATCTTAGTTGATAAAGAACATTTGGACTCGGGCATTGTCACTAAATCGCAACAACTGCGATTGGGTTACCTTGAACAAGAATCCGACTGGAATGTGGATGAGAAGGTAGAAGACTATCTTGCCAAGAACTGCATAAAGCCGCTTTGGGAATTAAAACAGTTCGGCCTAAAATTAGGCTTAAGCGAAGACCATTTTCAGTCACACTTAAAACAACTTAGCGGTGGGTACCGCATGAGAGTGAAGTTGTTGTACCTTATCGGCCAGGAACCGAACTTACTTTTACTGGATGAGCCCACAAACTTTTTGGACCTTGAAACTTTGTTAGTCTTAGAAAGTTTCTTGCAAGAATTCAAAGGCGCTTTTCTTTTAATTTCCCATGACCGTGAATTCCTACGACGCGTGACGGATCATATTTTAGAAGTAGAATCTGGCGACATTGTTAAATTCCCCGGAAGTTTAGATGATTATTTCGAGCAAAAACAAATGCTCGGAGAGATTCTGCAAAAGCAAATCCTAAGTCAGCAGGCTAAAAGAAAATCCATAATGGATTTTGTTACACGCTTTGGTGCGAAAGCGACAAAAGCCCGCCAAGCACAAAGTCGACTTAAAGCCCTTGAAAAAATGGAAGTGATCGAGATGAAAGCGGCACCCACGCATTCTCACATCCACATTCCACCACCCAGTTCCACGGGAAAAACTATTCTTGAAGTTGAAAACGTCAATTGTGGTTATGGCGATAAAGTGATTTTAAAAAATGTGTCTTTACGCCTAGAGCGCGGCAATCACCTAGGCATTGTCGGCTTAAATGGAGCAGGTAAATCGACCCTGTTAAAATCCCTTGGTGAACAAATTCCGCTGGTGACTGGTTCGATTAAATGGGGCCATCAAGTCAGCTTTTCGTATTTTGCTCAACATACTCCAGAAGCCTTGAATCCCCAGCACACCGTTCTTGAGGCCATGGCTTCAGCCGCTCACAAAGAAGTTACACAACAGGAAGTTCTAAACATCGCTGGCAGCCTATTATTTTCTGGCGATAATGTTCATAAAAAAGTGCACGTGCTTTCGGGGGGCGAAAAATCCCGCGTGGCTTTAGGGCAAATTCTTTTACAAAAATCCCCGCTGTTGCTGCTGGATGAGCCTACGAATCATCTGGATTTTGATACTGTGGAAGCATTGACCACGGCTTTAGAAAAATACGAAGGCACGATTATCACCGTTAGCCATGATCGTGGATTTATCGGTCGTGTGGCGAACAAAATTCTTGAAGTGAACAATGGCTTACTGACCTTGTATCCAGGCACCTATGATGAATACGTCTGGAGTTTACAAAAGGGTTTCCTAGCAGATCGTGATTTTGAAAAGTCCGAATCCTTAGTCCGAGCTGTCCCCAAATCGGACGAACTCCTTGGCTCAAAATTTAATTATAAAGAGGAACGAAAAAGGCTTGAGGGCTTAGTTAAGAAAGCTCAGAAGCGAATCGAAGACAGTGACAAGAAGATTGCAGAATTGAGCCAATTAAGAGATTCTTTAAACAATTCCTTGATGACCGCAACGGGAGAGAAAGCCGCATCGCTGGCCAAAGATCTTCACCAACTTGGAAGTCAAATTGAAGAACAAGAAGCTTCGATGTTGCAAGCCATGGAAGAACAAGAAGCCTCTGAACAAGACTTAAAGAAACTGACGGGGATGACCTAA
- a CDS encoding DUF2520 domain-containing protein encodes MQATENVSSISYLLIGSGRVARHLGHYLHLSNINYQSWDRSQDPHALGRKVAGASHVLLAISDSAIEGFYRQRLAGHDITVVQFSGAHHFEGMISAHPLMTFGPELYDLSFYKKIHFTLTGADHLNKALPGFENPFSVIEASEKALYHAYCVLGGNFTTLLAAKMLSGFAELKIPAEAAEVYLQKVLTNTLAAPDKALTGPLVRKDAATVEANLTALKNDPYQEVYKAFLKTLWPEYPRK; translated from the coding sequence ATGCAGGCGACAGAAAACGTATCTTCTATTTCTTATTTGCTTATTGGCTCTGGCCGCGTCGCCCGACATCTCGGTCATTACCTTCATTTATCTAATATAAACTATCAATCCTGGGACCGCTCGCAAGACCCCCATGCTTTGGGACGAAAAGTTGCTGGCGCAAGCCACGTTTTATTGGCGATCAGTGATTCCGCGATTGAGGGTTTTTACCGTCAGCGCCTCGCAGGCCATGACATCACGGTTGTCCAGTTTTCCGGAGCCCACCACTTTGAAGGCATGATCTCTGCCCATCCACTTATGACTTTTGGGCCGGAACTTTATGATCTTAGCTTTTATAAAAAAATTCATTTTACTTTGACTGGTGCGGATCACTTAAACAAAGCCCTACCTGGTTTTGAAAATCCATTTAGCGTTATCGAAGCTTCTGAAAAAGCCCTTTATCATGCTTACTGCGTTTTAGGTGGGAACTTCACGACTCTGCTAGCCGCAAAAATGCTTTCCGGCTTTGCAGAGTTGAAAATCCCTGCAGAAGCCGCCGAAGTGTATTTACAGAAAGTTCTAACGAATACGTTAGCTGCACCAGATAAAGCCTTAACAGGTCCCCTAGTTAGAAAAGACGCCGCAACCGTTGAAGCTAATTTAACAGCTTTAAAAAACGATCCCTATCAAGAAGTGTACAAAGCATTTTTAAAAACTCTTTGGCCCGAATATCCGCGAAAGTGA
- a CDS encoding type III pantothenate kinase: protein MILCLDVGNTQIYAGLFDKDKMLLSFRKNSKSGASSDETGIFLRSAIRENGFDPSKITKIAICSVVPEVIYSLRGACMKYFNINPFILQAGVKTGLKVKYRNPVEVGADRIANSIAATHLYPGKNLILVDLGTATTFCAVTKEKDYLGGSIVAGLRLNMEALESKTAKLPSVEIISMHEALGRSTIESIQSGLFYGHLGTIKELSERITKECFQDEKPLVIGTGGFAYLFEKEKIFDEIVPDLVLKGMLIALQYNT, encoded by the coding sequence ATGATCTTATGTCTAGATGTCGGAAACACCCAAATATACGCAGGACTTTTTGACAAAGACAAAATGCTACTTTCATTCAGAAAGAACTCTAAAAGCGGAGCTTCGTCGGATGAAACAGGAATCTTTTTAAGAAGTGCGATACGTGAGAATGGTTTTGATCCGTCAAAAATTACCAAGATCGCGATCTGCAGTGTTGTGCCAGAAGTGATATACTCATTACGTGGCGCTTGTATGAAGTATTTTAATATCAATCCATTCATCCTTCAGGCCGGAGTTAAAACGGGATTGAAAGTAAAATACAGAAATCCAGTGGAAGTAGGTGCTGACCGAATTGCGAATTCAATAGCAGCGACCCACCTTTACCCTGGTAAGAATTTGATATTAGTAGACTTAGGAACAGCGACAACATTCTGTGCTGTGACTAAGGAAAAGGATTACTTGGGTGGTTCTATTGTTGCGGGTTTACGCCTGAACATGGAAGCCTTAGAAAGCAAAACCGCCAAGCTTCCTTCAGTTGAAATCATCTCAATGCATGAAGCCTTGGGAAGATCGACAATCGAAAGCATTCAGTCAGGTCTTTTTTACGGCCACCTAGGAACGATTAAAGAACTGAGTGAAAGAATCACCAAGGAATGTTTTCAAGATGAAAAACCTTTAGTGATCGGCACTGGCGGTTTTGCTTATTTGTTTGAAAAAGAAAAGATATTCGACGAGATCGTACCGGATTTAGTTTTAAAAGGTATGTTGATCGCTTTGCAGTACAATACGTAA
- a CDS encoding SRPBCC family protein — MKEVIELSIIVKCTTGELWHALTDSDELENWWGEDIKLQPKVGGSFREEWQDDDGNDQVASGKVLSVKDKKEITFTWKEKDWPRSAVTECKFTIGTKEKKSFLTVKHSGWETLPEDRRAKVMKDFKVGWQYHLKELKEYLDF, encoded by the coding sequence ATGAAAGAAGTCATCGAACTTTCCATCATAGTTAAATGTACAACGGGTGAACTGTGGCACGCGCTGACCGATTCTGACGAATTAGAAAACTGGTGGGGCGAAGATATCAAACTTCAACCTAAAGTTGGCGGTTCGTTCCGTGAAGAATGGCAAGATGATGATGGCAACGATCAGGTCGCTTCAGGGAAAGTGCTATCTGTGAAAGATAAAAAAGAAATCACCTTTACGTGGAAAGAAAAGGACTGGCCAAGATCAGCTGTGACTGAGTGTAAATTTACTATAGGAACTAAAGAGAAAAAGTCTTTTTTAACCGTTAAGCACAGTGGCTGGGAAACATTGCCTGAAGACCGCAGAGCCAAGGTGATGAAAGACTTTAAAGTTGGATGGCAGTACCATTTAAAAGAACTTAAAGAGTATTTGGACTTTTAG
- a CDS encoding rhodanese-like domain-containing protein, protein MTEKIVKFQTKSANPFFEGVFDIAPAELQQFMQNVKMIDVRQPDEYTGELGHVPGSELMVLDTLPDHLEKLPKDQSVVFICRSGQRSAKATAYAQMNGFTHVYNMQGGMLLWNNLQLPTEK, encoded by the coding sequence GTGACGGAAAAGATCGTAAAATTCCAAACTAAATCTGCAAATCCCTTTTTTGAAGGCGTTTTTGATATTGCACCGGCTGAGCTTCAGCAATTCATGCAAAACGTGAAAATGATCGATGTTCGTCAACCCGACGAGTACACAGGTGAGCTTGGCCACGTACCAGGATCTGAACTTATGGTTCTAGATACTTTACCAGATCATCTTGAAAAACTTCCCAAGGATCAGTCTGTTGTTTTCATCTGCCGCAGTGGCCAGCGTTCAGCTAAGGCAACAGCTTATGCACAGATGAATGGTTTCACCCATGTTTATAACATGCAGGGCGGAATGCTTCTTTGGAACAACCTACAACTTCCTACAGAAAAATAA
- a CDS encoding endonuclease I family protein: protein MKTLLLFGLAFVTTLLASVPTLAANSSKEIPYYGEKFYRDLSSGVANDSLKFNIKAVLRSFHLTVPGTYDQIVDQCSGNNCYAHVSVGYDGARVFLMGKHYLIQHGNSYGVFDVYCDKERNESEFTHGHEPGPGQVPDNTIVNIEHTWPQSRFSGRHAKGTQKADMHHLYPTDSQLNSIRGNNNFGEVTKDTHTLKCSASRFGRSANGNREIFEPPQNHKGNVARALFYFSLRYDLPIDSNEEAFLRKWSKEDPIDEDEIRRNEEIKELQGNRNPFVDFANLEDRINDF, encoded by the coding sequence ATGAAGACGTTGCTTCTTTTTGGCTTGGCGTTTGTCACCACTTTACTTGCATCGGTTCCAACACTGGCTGCAAATTCTAGCAAAGAAATCCCCTACTATGGCGAAAAGTTTTACAGAGATCTTTCTAGCGGTGTTGCTAACGATTCTTTAAAGTTCAATATCAAAGCAGTTCTTAGAAGTTTCCACCTTACAGTTCCAGGCACATACGACCAGATAGTGGATCAGTGTTCAGGCAACAATTGTTATGCACATGTATCAGTCGGATACGACGGGGCTCGCGTGTTCTTGATGGGTAAACACTACCTAATACAACACGGAAACTCTTACGGTGTTTTTGATGTGTACTGTGATAAAGAAAGAAACGAGAGCGAATTCACCCACGGTCATGAACCAGGTCCAGGACAAGTACCAGACAACACTATCGTAAATATCGAACACACTTGGCCACAAAGCAGATTCTCGGGCCGCCACGCTAAAGGCACTCAAAAAGCCGACATGCACCACCTTTACCCTACTGATTCTCAACTTAATTCAATTCGCGGAAACAACAACTTCGGCGAAGTTACTAAAGACACTCACACACTTAAATGTAGTGCTTCGCGCTTCGGTCGCTCTGCAAACGGCAACAGAGAAATCTTTGAACCACCTCAAAATCACAAAGGTAACGTGGCCCGCGCCCTTTTCTATTTCTCTTTACGCTATGACCTTCCAATTGATTCAAATGAAGAAGCTTTCTTAAGAAAGTGGTCTAAAGAAGATCCAATTGATGAAGATGAAATCAGACGCAATGAAGAGATCAAAGAACTACAAGGCAACAGAAACCCATTTGTAGATTTCGCAAATCTTGAAGACAGAATTAACGACTTCTAA
- the panC gene encoding pantoate--beta-alanine ligase — protein sequence MTTVLKSPQEFKSWRKNIKGSVGFVPTMGALHAGHEELLKKARKENDVVVLSIFVNPTQFNDPNDLQKYPKTWEQDLAMAERNGVEAIFYPQYEEMYPDKYRYKVSENDYSNLLDGQHRPGHFDGVLSVVMKLFNVVAPTKAYFGEKDYQQMTLIKGMVESFFMDLEIVPVPTVREKDGLAMSSRNTRLTAQQRELAPAIYKSLTESKSAGEAALKLENLGFVVDYVTDIGKRRFAAAKLGDVRLIDNVEI from the coding sequence ATGACAACGGTATTAAAATCCCCCCAAGAATTTAAATCCTGGCGTAAAAACATTAAAGGCAGTGTTGGCTTTGTGCCCACCATGGGGGCTTTACACGCTGGTCACGAAGAGCTTTTAAAGAAAGCCCGCAAGGAAAACGATGTTGTCGTTCTTTCTATTTTCGTAAATCCAACACAGTTCAACGATCCAAATGATTTACAAAAATATCCAAAGACCTGGGAACAAGATTTAGCTATGGCCGAACGTAATGGCGTTGAAGCGATTTTCTATCCCCAGTACGAAGAGATGTATCCGGATAAATATCGCTATAAAGTTAGTGAAAACGACTATTCAAACTTACTAGATGGCCAGCACCGCCCAGGTCACTTTGATGGTGTGCTATCGGTGGTGATGAAACTTTTTAATGTTGTCGCGCCAACTAAAGCATACTTCGGTGAAAAAGATTATCAGCAAATGACTTTAATCAAAGGCATGGTTGAAAGCTTTTTCATGGATCTTGAAATCGTGCCCGTTCCGACGGTGCGAGAAAAAGATGGTTTGGCCATGAGTTCTCGCAACACCCGTTTGACCGCACAACAACGAGAGTTAGCGCCAGCTATTTATAAAAGCCTAACTGAAAGTAAATCCGCTGGTGAAGCGGCTTTGAAATTAGAAAATCTAGGATTCGTCGTGGATTATGTGACGGATATAGGTAAACGCAGATTCGCAGCGGCCAAACTCGGCGACGTGAGGTTGATAGACAATGTCGAAATCTAA